The Streptococcaceae bacterium ESL0687 genome has a segment encoding these proteins:
- a CDS encoding energy-coupling factor ABC transporter ATP-binding protein, whose amino-acid sequence MAITFEKVDYIYQEKTPFESQALFDINMNIETGSYTALVGHTGSGKSTLLQHLNGLVKPSSGKVCVFDTEITRESKNKDLKKIRKKVGVVFQFPEAQLFEETVLKDVAFGPKNFGVSEKEAEDLAREKLALVGISEDLFSHSPFELSGGQMRRVAIAGILAMNPEVLVLDEPTAGLDPKARIQMMELFNDLHQKNNLTTILVTHLMDDVADYADYVYILDKGHLVKEGLPSQIFQDVAFMKENQLGVPKATDFALSLRDKGMTFDHLPVTRQELAQMLEDMLHG is encoded by the coding sequence ATGGCAATTACATTTGAAAAAGTAGATTACATCTACCAGGAAAAGACCCCTTTTGAAAGTCAGGCTCTTTTTGATATAAATATGAATATAGAAACAGGTTCTTATACAGCCCTTGTCGGACATACGGGATCTGGTAAGTCGACCCTGTTACAACATTTAAATGGTCTTGTGAAACCAAGTAGCGGTAAGGTTTGTGTCTTTGACACAGAGATTACAAGGGAGAGCAAGAATAAGGACCTTAAAAAAATTAGAAAAAAAGTAGGGGTGGTGTTCCAGTTTCCTGAAGCCCAACTTTTTGAAGAGACTGTTTTAAAGGATGTTGCCTTTGGCCCTAAGAATTTTGGGGTTTCAGAGAAGGAAGCAGAAGATCTAGCCCGGGAAAAACTAGCTCTTGTAGGAATTAGTGAGGATCTTTTTAGTCATTCACCTTTTGAACTTTCCGGCGGACAGATGAGGCGGGTTGCCATTGCTGGAATTCTTGCCATGAATCCTGAGGTTTTAGTCCTGGATGAGCCGACAGCAGGCCTTGATCCCAAGGCAAGGATTCAGATGATGGAGCTTTTTAATGACCTTCACCAAAAGAACAATTTAACGACCATTCTTGTGACCCACTTGATGGATGATGTGGCTGATTATGCTGACTATGTCTATATTTTGGATAAGGGGCACTTGGTCAAGGAGGGCCTACCAAGTCAGATTTTCCAAGATGTTGCCTTTATGAAGGAAAACCAGCTGGGAGTTCCCAAGGCTACTGATTTTGCCCTAAGTCTTAGGGATAAGGGAATGACCTTTGACCACCTACCTGTAACCAGGCAGGAGCTAGCGCAGATGTTGGAGGATATGCTTCATGGATAA
- a CDS encoding energy-coupling factor ABC transporter ATP-binding protein: MEKILEIENISYKYEEDSDKLNLSNVSFDVYKGEWVSIIGRNGSGKSTTARLIDGLMPVLDGKIKVAGELLTEENVWDIRQKIGMVFQNPDNQFVGATVEDDIAFGMENQAIAYDEMKKRVDQVLDLVGMSAFKDREPARLSGGQKQRVAIAGVIALRPEIIILDEATSMLDPNGRDQLMNVVRSLKDQYGLTVISITHDLDEAVNSDRIIVMKDGEVLKIARPEEIFEGEEDMVSIGLDVPFTSNLKKDLKEKGFDLPDGYMDERELVDYLWQLHLKK; the protein is encoded by the coding sequence ATGGAAAAAATTCTTGAAATTGAAAATATAAGTTACAAGTACGAAGAGGATAGTGACAAGCTTAATCTGTCAAACGTGAGTTTTGATGTTTACAAGGGGGAGTGGGTAAGCATCATTGGCCGAAATGGTTCAGGTAAATCAACAACTGCACGTTTAATTGACGGATTAATGCCGGTACTTGATGGAAAAATTAAGGTTGCTGGAGAACTTTTGACCGAGGAAAATGTCTGGGACATTCGCCAAAAAATCGGTATGGTTTTCCAAAATCCAGATAATCAATTTGTCGGAGCTACTGTGGAAGATGACATTGCCTTTGGCATGGAAAATCAGGCCATAGCTTATGACGAGATGAAAAAAAGGGTTGATCAGGTCCTTGACTTGGTTGGTATGTCAGCTTTTAAAGATAGAGAACCTGCCAGGCTTTCTGGTGGACAAAAACAGAGGGTGGCAATCGCAGGTGTTATTGCCCTAAGGCCTGAAATTATAATTCTTGATGAGGCAACAAGCATGCTTGACCCTAACGGGCGTGACCAACTAATGAATGTGGTCAGAAGTTTGAAGGATCAGTACGGTTTAACAGTTATCTCCATCACGCATGACCTGGATGAGGCTGTAAATTCTGACCGAATCATTGTGATGAAGGACGGTGAGGTTCTTAAAATTGCAAGACCTGAAGAGATTTTTGAAGGGGAAGAGGACATGGTGTCAATCGGTCTTGATGTTCCCTTTACTTCAAATCTTAAGAAGGATTTAAAGGAGAAGGGTTTTGACCTTCCTGATGGATATATGGATGAAAGGGAGCTTGTAGATTATTTATGGCAATTACATTTGAAAAAGTAG